One Paraburkholderia agricolaris genomic region harbors:
- a CDS encoding PilW family protein: MMRRIESTRGHTLVELVIAIALGLVVTAGAVSLYTTQRNVFERESDAMRIREAGLTALTLLGQQLQMAGFVPADVVRFNSPPALFGCSGGRPAGTDSSVACEALPGRSDGILIRYVGDAVSTWPSATGQSTDCLGQAVTNNDAALGGQGVLVVNRYFARVSGSTGEPELYCEGNGKPGSTQPLVEGVERVRFKYWLRGGLAAVDASVVTASQWAEIVAVDLCVLVRGAPQGRRVRYVDCDGVSALGTDMRARQAFWRRAAMRNHPEDSP; encoded by the coding sequence ATGATGCGACGTATCGAGAGCACGCGTGGTCATACGCTCGTCGAATTAGTGATCGCAATCGCACTGGGATTGGTGGTGACCGCCGGTGCGGTCTCGCTCTACACAACGCAGCGTAACGTGTTCGAGCGCGAGAGCGATGCGATGCGGATCCGCGAAGCCGGCCTGACCGCGCTTACGCTGCTGGGGCAGCAACTTCAAATGGCCGGCTTCGTGCCTGCGGACGTCGTGAGATTCAACAGTCCGCCAGCGTTGTTCGGATGTTCGGGAGGACGCCCGGCCGGCACGGACAGCAGCGTTGCCTGCGAGGCATTACCTGGCCGCTCGGACGGCATTCTGATTCGCTATGTCGGAGACGCCGTGTCGACATGGCCGTCGGCGACCGGCCAATCGACCGACTGTCTGGGTCAGGCTGTAACGAACAACGATGCGGCACTCGGTGGCCAGGGCGTGTTAGTGGTCAATCGATACTTCGCCAGGGTCAGCGGGTCGACGGGTGAGCCGGAACTTTACTGTGAAGGCAATGGCAAGCCAGGGTCCACGCAACCGCTGGTCGAAGGCGTCGAACGTGTGCGTTTCAAGTACTGGCTGCGCGGCGGGCTGGCGGCCGTAGACGCTTCGGTAGTGACGGCCAGTCAATGGGCGGAGATCGTCGCCGTCGACCTTTGCGTACTTGTTCGCGGAGCGCCGCAAGGGCGGCGCGTGCGCTATGTGGATTGCGATGGCGTGAGCGCTCTGGGCACCGACATGCGCGCGCGGCAGGCCTTCTGGCGGCGGGCGGCGATGCGTAATCACCCGGAGGATTCCCCATGA
- a CDS encoding type IV pilus modification PilV family protein produces MSRYPSRPRAHNGPVSGSTGHRGSSLIEVMLAVALLAVTTLGLIAGQLWIAREAHAMAMREHAAWIVDAVAEAMREPAAGDSAIRQWSTLAAALLPHGEASVRESGGVSAARVTWAAMRNLPRADEVIDKPESCGGADVPAGSSCVALAFAK; encoded by the coding sequence ATGAGCCGATATCCGTCGCGCCCGCGGGCGCACAACGGCCCGGTAAGCGGCTCAACAGGGCATCGAGGTAGTTCGCTGATTGAAGTGATGCTGGCCGTTGCGCTGCTGGCAGTGACGACGCTCGGGTTGATCGCCGGTCAATTGTGGATTGCACGCGAAGCCCATGCGATGGCAATGCGCGAGCACGCGGCATGGATTGTCGATGCCGTCGCCGAGGCGATGCGCGAGCCTGCGGCAGGCGATTCTGCGATCAGGCAATGGAGTACGCTTGCTGCGGCCCTGTTGCCGCACGGCGAGGCGTCGGTACGGGAAAGCGGCGGTGTGTCTGCCGCGCGTGTCACCTGGGCGGCCATGCGCAATCTGCCGCGTGCCGACGAGGTTATCGACAAGCCCGAGTCGTGCGGCGGTGCGGATGTTCCCGCGGGCTCCTCATGTGTCGCGCTGGCGTTCGCGAAATGA
- a CDS encoding pilus assembly PilX family protein produces MTGELRGPTRRVSLKYPARSIHTGLGSRIRNVGTVLPIVLLISAMMLTTSAAWFETSLAAARGANNARDYLQAFHAADSALTLCARSAIAAAAFESQPVASLLPGEPTQWKREAAFEAGAVAPVAQWPGSLRAPQCLIEAWRLGTRADARAYLLTSRGFGRTEESQVWLQMELVVEGEQIERHWRHVVARPF; encoded by the coding sequence ATGACAGGAGAACTTCGTGGTCCGACGCGTCGTGTGTCGCTGAAATATCCGGCACGTTCTATCCATACCGGTCTTGGATCACGTATTCGCAACGTCGGCACTGTTCTGCCGATCGTCCTGCTGATTTCCGCGATGATGTTGACCACCTCCGCGGCCTGGTTCGAAACATCGCTAGCGGCGGCGCGCGGCGCCAATAACGCGCGCGACTACCTGCAGGCATTTCATGCCGCGGATTCGGCGCTGACCCTCTGTGCGCGGAGCGCGATTGCCGCGGCAGCTTTCGAATCGCAGCCAGTGGCTTCGCTCTTGCCCGGCGAGCCGACGCAATGGAAGCGCGAAGCCGCCTTTGAGGCCGGCGCTGTCGCGCCGGTCGCGCAGTGGCCAGGATCGCTGCGTGCGCCGCAATGTTTGATCGAAGCCTGGCGTCTGGGCACGCGCGCCGATGCCCGCGCCTATTTACTCACCTCGCGTGGCTTTGGCCGGACGGAAGAGTCGCAGGTGTGGTTGCAGATGGAACTCGTGGTCGAGGGTGAACAGATCGAGCGCCATTGGCGTCATGTCGTGGCGCGACCATTTTGA